A genome region from Streptomyces sp. S4.7 includes the following:
- a CDS encoding glycosyltransferase family 4 protein, protein MTAEAVEAGTPAGPAGTFAAADRPLRIALLTYKGNPYCGGQGVYVRHLSRELARLGHSVEVIGAQPYPVLDEGVPLTELGSLDLYRQPDPFRTPKRGEYRDWIDALEVATMWTGGFPEPLTFSLRARRHLAARRGEFDVVHDNQTLGYGLLGDLGAPLVTTIHHPITVDRRLEIDAADGRRARASVRRWYGFTRMQKRVARRLPAVVTVSGSSKQEITDHLGVRPERIRVVPIGADTRLFSPDPAVPEIPGRIVTTSSADVPLKGLIHLVEALAKVRTSTPSAHLVVVGKRAEDGPVYRAIERYGLGDAVRFVKGISDAELVDLVRGAQIACVPSLYEGFSLPAAEAMATGTPLVATTGGAIPEVAGADGESALAVPPGDADALAAALNRLLGDRELRERLGAAGRERVLRRFTWARAAEGTVELYRAAVAAHARAARR, encoded by the coding sequence GTGACCGCTGAGGCCGTAGAGGCGGGTACCCCCGCAGGGCCCGCAGGCACCTTCGCGGCGGCGGACCGGCCGCTGCGGATCGCCCTCCTCACCTACAAGGGCAACCCCTACTGCGGCGGCCAGGGCGTCTACGTACGGCACCTCTCACGCGAGCTGGCCCGTCTCGGCCACAGCGTCGAGGTCATCGGCGCCCAGCCCTACCCCGTACTCGACGAGGGCGTCCCGCTCACCGAGCTCGGCAGTCTCGACCTCTACCGGCAGCCCGACCCGTTCCGGACGCCGAAGCGCGGCGAGTACCGCGACTGGATCGACGCACTCGAAGTCGCCACCATGTGGACCGGCGGCTTCCCCGAACCGCTGACCTTCTCACTGCGCGCCCGCCGCCATCTGGCCGCCCGCCGGGGCGAGTTCGACGTCGTCCACGACAACCAGACCCTCGGCTACGGGCTCCTCGGCGATCTCGGCGCCCCCCTCGTCACCACCATCCACCACCCCATCACCGTCGACCGGCGGCTGGAGATCGACGCCGCCGACGGGCGGCGCGCCCGCGCCTCCGTACGTCGCTGGTACGGCTTCACCCGCATGCAGAAGCGCGTCGCGCGCCGGCTGCCCGCCGTGGTCACCGTCTCCGGCAGTTCGAAGCAGGAGATCACCGACCACCTCGGAGTGCGGCCCGAGCGCATCCGGGTCGTCCCGATCGGCGCCGACACGCGCCTGTTCTCACCGGACCCCGCCGTCCCCGAGATCCCGGGCCGGATCGTCACCACCTCCAGCGCCGACGTGCCGCTGAAGGGGCTCATACATCTGGTGGAGGCGCTGGCCAAGGTCCGGACGTCGACTCCCTCGGCGCATCTCGTCGTCGTCGGCAAGCGCGCCGAGGACGGCCCCGTCTACCGGGCCATCGAGCGGTACGGGCTCGGCGACGCCGTCCGGTTCGTCAAGGGCATCTCCGACGCCGAACTGGTCGACCTCGTGCGCGGCGCGCAGATCGCGTGCGTGCCGTCCCTGTACGAGGGGTTCTCGCTGCCCGCCGCCGAGGCCATGGCCACCGGCACCCCGCTGGTCGCCACCACCGGCGGCGCGATCCCCGAGGTCGCGGGGGCCGACGGCGAGAGCGCTCTGGCCGTACCGCCCGGCGACGCGGACGCCCTGGCCGCCGCGCTCAACAGACTCCTCGGCGACCGGGAGTTGCGCGAGCGGCTCGGCGCCGCGGGGCGCGAGCGGGTGCTGCGCCGGTTCACCTGGGCGCGCGCCGCCGAGGGCACCGTCGAGCTGTACCGCGCGGCCGTCGCCGCCCATGCGAGGGCGGCCCGCCGATGA
- a CDS encoding prenyltransferase/squalene oxidase repeat-containing protein yields the protein MTTVRRHLARGAAALAAAAVLCVTAVPAVASAAPAAPASPADEGVPAGPPAELPDGMYGTTDPTYDGVWRQSLAMLAQRAVNVMPADSAVNWLLGQQCDSGAFPAYRPDPTKPCDATTVVDTNSTAAAVQILAALTTYPDAMNNGMSWLASVQNKDGGWGYSAGAPSDANSTGLVIGALAAGGAPVDKRLSTQGRSPYQALNSFAIPCDAREGGGAFAYQPDKSGKLLPNADATAAGLLGGIGKRMVTTGVEPGPGPVCQDLHPLTPERAARNGASYLVKALAETGHLDQPPMPGAADSAPLPDHGNTADAVVALTTAGYGKQAVAPMKWLERNSAAWAKENGPAAYAQLIFAAHTTGTDPRKFGGTDLVKALNATGPAPKWIGPKPLTTAEQQKVLAEQKAEKHSMSGNLWTMGIGAFFALVVCALFVVRAKRRRA from the coding sequence ATGACCACCGTTCGCCGCCACCTGGCGCGCGGCGCAGCAGCGCTCGCCGCGGCCGCTGTCCTGTGCGTGACCGCCGTCCCCGCCGTGGCCTCCGCCGCCCCGGCCGCCCCGGCCTCTCCGGCCGACGAAGGGGTTCCCGCAGGGCCGCCTGCCGAGCTGCCCGACGGGATGTACGGCACGACGGACCCGACGTACGACGGTGTCTGGCGCCAGTCGCTCGCCATGCTGGCGCAGCGCGCCGTGAACGTCATGCCCGCCGACTCCGCCGTCAACTGGCTCCTCGGCCAGCAGTGCGACAGCGGCGCCTTCCCGGCGTACCGCCCCGACCCCACGAAGCCGTGCGACGCGACGACCGTCGTCGACACCAACTCCACGGCCGCCGCCGTACAGATACTGGCCGCGCTCACCACCTACCCGGACGCCATGAACAACGGCATGAGCTGGCTGGCCTCCGTGCAGAACAAGGACGGCGGCTGGGGATACAGCGCGGGCGCGCCCAGTGACGCCAACTCCACGGGCCTGGTGATAGGAGCACTGGCCGCCGGCGGGGCCCCGGTGGACAAACGGCTCTCGACGCAGGGCAGGTCCCCGTACCAGGCGCTGAACAGCTTCGCGATCCCCTGCGACGCGCGGGAGGGCGGCGGCGCGTTCGCGTATCAGCCGGACAAGTCCGGCAAACTGCTCCCCAACGCCGACGCCACGGCCGCCGGTCTGCTCGGCGGTATCGGCAAGCGGATGGTCACGACGGGCGTCGAGCCCGGCCCCGGGCCCGTCTGTCAGGACCTGCACCCGCTCACCCCGGAGCGCGCGGCGCGCAACGGCGCGTCGTATCTGGTGAAGGCGCTCGCCGAGACGGGGCATCTGGACCAGCCGCCCATGCCGGGCGCCGCCGACTCGGCGCCGCTGCCGGACCACGGCAACACGGCGGACGCCGTCGTCGCGCTGACGACCGCCGGGTACGGCAAGCAGGCGGTGGCCCCGATGAAGTGGCTGGAGAGGAACTCGGCCGCGTGGGCGAAGGAGAACGGCCCCGCCGCCTACGCCCAGTTGATCTTCGCCGCGCACACGACGGGCACCGACCCGCGCAAGTTCGGCGGCACCGACCTGGTGAAGGCCCTGAACGCGACGGGACCGGCGCCCAAGTGGATCGGGCCCAAGCCCCTGACGACCGCCGAGCAGCAGAAGGTGCTGGCGGAGCAGAAGGCGGAGAAGCACAGCATGTCCGGGAACCTGTGGACGATGGGCATCGGGGCGTTCTTCGCGCTCGTCGTCTGCGCGCTGTTCGTGGTGCGGGCGAAGCGGCGCCGGGCATGA
- a CDS encoding SCO2322 family protein, which yields MRRAPVRVRIRARRLVPLVAVLLAFTGALTVPGTGTAHAAGYRYWSFWESDGARWTYATQGPALARPADGAVNGFRFAVSADSQDAAKPRETPDFTAVCGSTPAKSGAKRVAVVVDPGTEADAPDGEKPPAPLAECARVDADATSADALAAVAKPLRYNSAALLCAITGYPKSGCGEQISDDGAASPAPTASRATGGLSRDDEDEEGGTPSLGILAGAAAVLTLATAAVWQARRRRG from the coding sequence ATGAGGCGGGCACCGGTACGCGTGCGGATACGGGCCCGGCGTCTCGTCCCGCTCGTCGCGGTCCTGCTCGCCTTCACCGGCGCGCTGACGGTGCCGGGCACGGGGACGGCCCACGCGGCGGGCTACCGCTACTGGTCGTTCTGGGAGAGCGACGGCGCGCGGTGGACGTACGCCACACAGGGACCGGCCCTCGCGCGCCCCGCCGACGGCGCGGTGAACGGTTTCCGCTTCGCGGTCAGCGCGGACAGCCAGGACGCGGCGAAGCCCCGCGAGACACCGGACTTCACGGCCGTCTGCGGGTCGACCCCCGCGAAGAGCGGCGCCAAGCGGGTCGCGGTGGTCGTCGACCCCGGCACGGAGGCGGACGCCCCGGACGGCGAGAAGCCGCCGGCGCCGCTGGCAGAGTGCGCGCGGGTCGACGCCGACGCGACGAGCGCGGACGCGCTCGCGGCGGTCGCGAAGCCGCTGCGCTACAACAGCGCCGCGCTGCTCTGCGCGATCACCGGCTACCCGAAGTCGGGCTGCGGCGAACAGATCTCGGACGACGGGGCCGCCTCCCCGGCCCCCACCGCCTCGCGCGCCACGGGTGGCCTGAGCAGGGACGACGAGGACGAGGAGGGCGGCACCCCGTCGCTCGGCATCCTCGCGGGAGCCGCGGCCGTGCTCACCCTGGCCACGGCCGCGGTCTGGCAGGCCCGCCGTCGCCGCGGCTGA
- a CDS encoding energy-coupling factor transporter transmembrane protein EcfT → MHAGAWWLWALGLAAAASRTTNPLLLGLLVGVAGYVVAARRTDAPWARSYGAFVKLGLAVIVVRLVLAAFLGSPIPGSHLIVTLPELPLPDWAKGVRIGGRVTAEQLVFALYDGAKLATLLICVGAANALANPARLLKSLPGALYEAGVAVVVAMTFAPNMVADVLRLRTARRLRGRPTGGVKAILQIGLPVLEGALERSVAVAASMDARGYGRTAAVPPAVRRTTTALTLGGLLGVCAGSYGLLAAEGAGYGLPLLGIGLAAALAGLLLGGRRSVRTRYRPDLWGVRAWLVAGSGAAVAALMIRASAYDPAGLYPGVVPLVAPGLPLWPAAGILLGLLPAFVAPLPATSTTPEEKTR, encoded by the coding sequence CTGCACGCCGGAGCCTGGTGGTTGTGGGCTCTCGGGCTGGCCGCCGCCGCCTCGCGGACCACCAATCCGCTGCTGCTCGGGCTCCTCGTCGGGGTGGCCGGGTACGTCGTCGCCGCCCGGCGGACCGACGCGCCGTGGGCCCGGTCGTACGGGGCCTTCGTCAAGCTCGGGCTGGCCGTCATCGTCGTCCGGCTGGTCCTCGCGGCCTTCCTCGGCTCACCGATCCCCGGCTCGCACCTGATCGTGACCCTGCCCGAACTGCCCCTGCCCGACTGGGCGAAGGGCGTTAGGATCGGGGGCCGCGTGACGGCCGAGCAGCTGGTGTTCGCGCTGTACGACGGCGCCAAGCTCGCCACGCTCCTCATCTGCGTGGGCGCGGCGAACGCGCTCGCCAACCCGGCCAGACTGCTCAAGTCCCTGCCGGGCGCGCTGTACGAGGCCGGTGTCGCCGTCGTCGTCGCCATGACCTTCGCGCCGAACATGGTCGCCGACGTCCTGCGCCTGCGCACCGCCCGCCGTCTGCGCGGCCGGCCGACCGGCGGGGTGAAGGCGATCCTCCAGATCGGACTGCCGGTCCTGGAGGGTGCGTTGGAGCGCTCCGTCGCCGTCGCCGCGTCGATGGACGCGCGCGGCTACGGCCGCACGGCCGCCGTACCCCCCGCCGTCCGCCGCACCACCACCGCACTGACCCTCGGCGGTCTGCTCGGCGTCTGCGCGGGATCGTACGGGCTCCTCGCCGCCGAGGGCGCCGGGTACGGTCTGCCCCTCCTCGGTATCGGGCTCGCCGCCGCGCTCGCCGGTCTGCTGCTCGGCGGGCGCCGTTCGGTCCGTACGCGCTACCGCCCCGACCTGTGGGGCGTCCGGGCCTGGCTGGTCGCGGGGTCGGGCGCGGCCGTCGCCGCGCTGATGATCCGGGCGAGCGCGTACGACCCCGCGGGCCTGTACCCCGGCGTCGTACCGCTCGTGGCACCCGGTCTGCCGCTCTGGCCCGCCGCCGGCATCCTGCTCGGCCTGCTCCCGGCCTTCGTCGCGCCCCTGCCCGCCACTTCCACCACCCCCGAGGAGAAGACCCGGTGA
- a CDS encoding ECF transporter S component — MSAGPDPQVRAVRLGPRSVAALVLVSAIGVIAFGWPLLADSASGLAHSRDAPWLFAVLLPLLVAVVVATIADSGLDAKAVAMLGVLAAVGAALRPIGAGTAGLEPMFFLMVLSGRVLGPGFGFVLGAVTMFASALLTGGVGPWMPFQMLSMGWFTMGAGLLPGPDRLRGRGESLMLAAYGALAGFAYGTIMNLQGWTYIGGLSSGISFRPGDPVHENLVRFLAYCAATSFGWDLGRAVLTVVLTLTIGATVLKALRRATRRAAFDAEVAFEEPAEPAR, encoded by the coding sequence ATGAGCGCCGGTCCCGACCCCCAGGTCCGGGCCGTGCGGCTCGGGCCCCGTTCCGTCGCCGCGCTCGTGCTCGTCAGCGCGATCGGGGTGATCGCCTTCGGGTGGCCGCTGCTCGCCGACTCCGCCTCCGGGCTCGCCCACTCCCGGGACGCGCCCTGGCTCTTCGCCGTGCTGCTCCCCCTCCTGGTCGCCGTCGTCGTCGCGACGATCGCCGACTCCGGCCTGGACGCCAAGGCGGTCGCCATGCTGGGCGTGCTGGCCGCCGTCGGCGCCGCGCTGCGTCCGATCGGCGCGGGGACGGCCGGTCTGGAGCCGATGTTCTTCCTGATGGTGCTGAGCGGCCGGGTGCTGGGCCCCGGCTTCGGTTTCGTACTCGGCGCGGTCACGATGTTCGCCTCCGCGCTGCTGACCGGCGGCGTCGGGCCGTGGATGCCGTTCCAGATGCTGTCGATGGGCTGGTTCACGATGGGCGCGGGGCTGCTGCCGGGCCCGGACCGGCTGCGCGGACGCGGCGAGTCGCTGATGCTCGCCGCGTACGGGGCCCTCGCCGGCTTCGCGTACGGCACGATCATGAATCTCCAGGGCTGGACCTATATCGGCGGGCTCTCCTCCGGGATCTCGTTCCGGCCGGGCGACCCGGTCCACGAGAACCTGGTCCGCTTCCTGGCGTACTGCGCGGCGACATCGTTCGGCTGGGACCTGGGGCGGGCGGTGCTCACCGTCGTCCTGACACTGACGATCGGCGCCACCGTCCTCAAGGCGCTGCGCCGGGCCACCCGGCGGGCCGCGTTCGACGCGGAGGTCGCCTTCGAGGAACCGGCCGAACCCGCGCGCTGA
- a CDS encoding GNAT family N-acetyltransferase — protein MTTALRLEKITPDNLDAALGVKVRPDQGHLVAPVVKSLAEAYVHPGVAWPRLIVDGDRTVGFLMAFFDIDFAGDGTGKDIRSGLWRLNIAAGEQGRGYGRFAVGTVAAEIRRRGGTRLTVTWEPGDEGPERFYLGLGFRLTGETSGDQTVGVLELEPGRAD, from the coding sequence ATGACAACCGCGCTCCGGCTGGAGAAGATCACCCCCGACAACCTCGACGCCGCGCTCGGCGTCAAGGTCCGCCCCGACCAGGGGCACTTGGTCGCCCCCGTCGTGAAGTCCCTCGCCGAGGCGTACGTCCACCCGGGCGTCGCCTGGCCCCGGCTCATCGTCGACGGTGACCGGACCGTCGGCTTCCTGATGGCCTTCTTCGACATCGACTTCGCGGGCGACGGGACGGGCAAGGACATCCGCTCGGGCCTGTGGCGTCTCAACATCGCGGCCGGTGAACAGGGGCGCGGCTACGGCCGCTTCGCGGTCGGGACCGTGGCCGCCGAGATCCGCCGGCGCGGCGGCACCCGGCTGACCGTCACGTGGGAGCCGGGCGACGAAGGGCCCGAACGCTTCTATCTGGGGCTCGGGTTCCGGCTGACGGGGGAGACGAGCGGGGACCAGACGGTGGGGGTACTGGAGTTGGAGCCGGGCCGCGCCGACTGA
- a CDS encoding bifunctional glycosyltransferase 87/phosphatase PAP2 family protein: protein MANAEQGVRGSTVTGSGYGVARAVLWALAAGLAVRQAVAVLRLPPGERLLDLETWIGENGVLHVSGSLYESGKFTGTPFAGLVLKPLGRAAEHALGVAWTLGTLLLVVALGLVAARAVPGPVSRRTRLLAAPVAISLLMLSLPVRNSFHLGQTSIIPVLLVLLGFFVARGDRGEPGPGVLIGLGAALQPAVLLFAPLLWLTGRRRQAVTTAGTFAACTALAWVVLPSDTWTYVTRHLAGAGLGESPDSLANQSLHGALLRMGLEGPLEIALFAVLAAAVCFVGLRRAARYALDGQLLLAVAITGCVAVAVSPTAWQHQLLWLLLALAGRVGTRAADRPVWPAVVVIVMTLPGKMMLPNMTLLHPVRDNVLLITALAAACAVPFQTRTSPYFDRPIETEYATPVAARFRRVPLAPFWRRLVTRPNLLLELLAIRVGYSVYSHIRAAATGGREAAESHAHQVIAIEEALGIDIEHWVNHAVVKASWAEGFFDFYYTSFHFVVPLAILAVLYVRRPADYRWARASLAFATLLALLGFWLYPLAPPRLMPGLDYIDTVHGPQDLANPDYGPMTTITNQYAAMPSLHFGWSLWCGIVIVLLAPKMWMKLLGLLHPLFTVCAIVATANHWVLDAVGGAVVVGAGFTLTYVLSGPRRLRRAVRPTLKPGPVEVPGAVTGLRTADGEDPEEDGESGPGERDAATRSAARYIT, encoded by the coding sequence GTGGCGAATGCGGAGCAGGGTGTGCGGGGCAGCACGGTGACAGGCAGCGGGTACGGAGTCGCACGCGCGGTGCTCTGGGCCCTCGCGGCCGGTCTCGCGGTACGGCAGGCGGTGGCCGTCCTGCGGCTGCCCCCCGGCGAGCGGCTGCTCGATCTGGAGACCTGGATCGGGGAGAACGGCGTACTGCACGTGTCGGGCTCGCTCTACGAGAGCGGGAAGTTCACCGGCACCCCCTTCGCCGGCCTCGTGCTCAAACCACTGGGCCGCGCCGCCGAACACGCCCTCGGGGTCGCCTGGACCCTCGGCACACTCCTGCTCGTCGTCGCACTCGGCCTCGTCGCCGCGCGCGCCGTACCGGGCCCCGTCTCGCGCCGTACGAGGCTTCTCGCCGCTCCCGTCGCCATCAGCCTGCTCATGCTGTCCCTGCCGGTCCGCAACAGCTTCCACCTCGGCCAGACCAGCATCATCCCGGTGCTTCTCGTCCTCCTCGGGTTCTTCGTCGCGCGCGGCGACCGGGGCGAACCCGGCCCCGGTGTCCTCATCGGTCTCGGCGCCGCCCTCCAGCCCGCGGTGCTGCTGTTCGCCCCGCTGCTCTGGCTCACCGGCCGCAGACGCCAGGCCGTCACCACGGCCGGCACGTTCGCGGCCTGCACCGCTCTCGCCTGGGTGGTGCTGCCGAGCGACACCTGGACCTATGTGACCCGCCATCTCGCGGGCGCGGGCCTCGGCGAGAGCCCGGACAGCCTCGCCAACCAGTCCCTGCACGGCGCGCTGTTGCGCATGGGCCTCGAAGGGCCCCTGGAGATCGCGCTGTTCGCCGTGCTGGCCGCGGCCGTCTGCTTCGTCGGGCTGCGGCGCGCCGCGCGCTACGCCCTGGACGGGCAGCTGCTGCTGGCCGTCGCGATCACCGGCTGCGTGGCGGTCGCCGTGTCACCCACCGCGTGGCAGCACCAGCTGCTGTGGCTGCTGCTCGCGCTCGCCGGCCGGGTCGGCACCCGGGCCGCGGACCGGCCCGTGTGGCCGGCGGTCGTGGTGATAGTCATGACGCTGCCCGGCAAGATGATGCTGCCGAACATGACGCTCCTGCACCCGGTGCGGGACAACGTGCTGCTGATCACGGCCCTGGCCGCCGCCTGCGCCGTACCCTTCCAGACGCGCACGTCGCCGTACTTCGACCGGCCGATCGAGACCGAGTACGCGACGCCCGTCGCCGCGCGCTTCAGACGCGTCCCGCTCGCGCCGTTCTGGCGGCGCCTGGTCACCCGGCCGAACCTGCTGCTCGAACTGCTCGCCATCCGCGTCGGCTACTCCGTCTACTCGCACATCCGGGCCGCCGCCACCGGTGGACGCGAGGCCGCCGAGTCGCACGCCCACCAGGTCATCGCCATAGAGGAAGCGCTCGGCATCGACATCGAGCACTGGGTCAACCACGCGGTGGTGAAGGCGAGTTGGGCGGAAGGATTCTTCGACTTCTACTACACCTCGTTCCACTTCGTCGTGCCGCTGGCCATCCTCGCCGTGCTGTACGTACGGCGGCCCGCCGACTACCGCTGGGCGCGCGCCTCGCTGGCCTTCGCCACGCTGCTCGCGCTGCTCGGCTTCTGGCTCTACCCGCTGGCACCGCCGCGGCTGATGCCGGGCCTGGACTACATCGACACGGTGCACGGCCCGCAGGACCTCGCGAACCCGGACTACGGTCCGATGACCACCATCACCAACCAGTACGCGGCGATGCCGTCGCTGCACTTCGGCTGGTCGCTGTGGTGCGGGATCGTGATCGTGCTGCTGGCGCCCAAGATGTGGATGAAGCTGCTGGGGCTGCTCCACCCCCTCTTCACCGTCTGCGCGATCGTCGCCACGGCCAACCACTGGGTGCTGGACGCGGTGGGCGGCGCGGTCGTCGTGGGCGCGGGCTTCACCCTCACGTACGTCCTGTCGGGGCCGCGCAGGCTCCGGCGTGCGGTGCGGCCGACGCTGAAGCCGGGGCCCGTGGAAGTGCCGGGAGCCGTCACGGGGCTGAGGACCGCGGACGGGGAGGACCCGGAGGAGGACGGCGAGAGCGGGCCGGGGGAGCGGGACGCGGCCACGAGGTCGGCGGCCCGATATATCACTTGA
- a CDS encoding DUF2330 domain-containing protein: protein MPGIRGTRRARRALLVVCALLLTQLGSLIAPAYACGCGAMVPGRQSTMGVDRETSVVRWDGATEQIVMRFTVNGNAPEAAWIMPVPGRAEVELGDADLFAELDALTEPERRTRHYFWPRDDDWPFTPDGDGLSAGAPPPGDAAPPVGVVGRERLGDFDVARLAATDPGALRDWLETNGFELPVDLAAGLRPYVDQEWEYVAVRLAPEEDGATLRGTLDPLRLTFESDRLIYPMRLSRLADQPQSLGLYVLADHRMEPRASIGGDEPEIRFAGRVSAGDSPALGELAGEGGTFLTAIDQYFPRPERIDADHELRATASDTPYRRVYYDDELRMFAGVPAWLATVGGAFVALTLLVVGSAVLRVRRRAAGTAPRQ, encoded by the coding sequence ATGCCGGGCATACGGGGCACGCGACGGGCTCGACGGGCGCTTCTGGTGGTGTGCGCGCTGTTGTTGACACAGCTCGGGTCGCTGATCGCTCCGGCGTACGCGTGCGGCTGTGGCGCGATGGTGCCGGGCCGCCAGTCCACGATGGGGGTCGACCGGGAGACGTCGGTGGTGCGTTGGGACGGTGCCACGGAGCAGATCGTGATGCGTTTCACGGTGAACGGGAACGCGCCGGAGGCCGCGTGGATCATGCCGGTGCCGGGCCGCGCGGAGGTGGAACTGGGCGATGCGGATCTCTTCGCCGAACTCGACGCCCTCACCGAGCCGGAGCGCCGTACCCGCCACTACTTCTGGCCGCGCGACGACGACTGGCCGTTCACCCCGGACGGCGACGGCCTGTCGGCCGGGGCGCCGCCGCCGGGCGACGCGGCGCCCCCGGTCGGGGTCGTCGGCCGCGAACGCCTCGGGGACTTCGACGTGGCACGCCTGGCGGCGACGGACCCCGGCGCACTGCGGGACTGGCTGGAGACGAACGGCTTCGAACTCCCGGTGGACCTCGCGGCGGGGCTGAGGCCGTATGTGGACCAGGAGTGGGAGTACGTCGCGGTGCGGCTGGCCCCGGAGGAGGACGGCGCGACCCTGCGCGGGACGCTCGACCCGCTGCGGCTGACCTTCGAGAGCGACCGGCTGATCTACCCGATGCGCCTGTCCCGTCTGGCGGACCAGCCCCAGTCGCTGGGCCTGTACGTGCTGGCCGACCACCGGATGGAACCGCGCGCGTCGATCGGCGGGGACGAGCCGGAGATACGTTTCGCGGGCCGGGTCTCGGCCGGGGACTCACCGGCGCTGGGTGAACTGGCGGGCGAGGGAGGGACGTTCCTCACCGCGATCGACCAGTACTTCCCGCGCCCCGAACGCATCGACGCGGACCACGAGTTGCGCGCGACGGCATCGGACACGCCGTACCGGCGGGTGTACTACGACGACGAGCTGCGCATGTTCGCGGGCGTCCCGGCGTGGCTGGCGACGGTGGGCGGCGCGTTCGTGGCGCTGACGCTGCTGGTGGTGGGCTCCGCGGTGCTGCGGGTACGGCGCCGGGCGGCCGGCACGGCGCCGCGCCAGTGA
- the cpt gene encoding chloramphenicol phosphotransferase CPT: protein MTTRMIILNGGSSSGKSGIVRCLQAVLPDPWLAFGVDSLVDAMPAKMHGSAEGIEFAADGRVEVGARFAALEAAWAEGVVAMARAGARVVTDDVFLGGPASQRRWEKAVGGMEVLWVGVRCDAAVAAGREIARGDRARGMAESQAELVHEGVRYDLEVDTTHTESLSCARTIASRVAPVARLSPGLDPHRGR, encoded by the coding sequence ATGACGACTCGGATGATCATTCTCAACGGCGGTTCTAGTTCGGGGAAGTCCGGGATCGTACGGTGTCTACAGGCCGTACTGCCGGACCCGTGGCTCGCGTTCGGGGTCGACTCGCTGGTCGACGCCATGCCCGCGAAGATGCACGGATCGGCCGAGGGGATCGAGTTCGCCGCGGACGGCCGAGTAGAGGTCGGGGCGCGGTTCGCGGCCCTGGAGGCGGCCTGGGCGGAGGGCGTGGTGGCCATGGCCCGCGCGGGCGCCAGGGTCGTCACCGACGACGTCTTCCTCGGCGGACCGGCGTCCCAGCGGCGTTGGGAGAAGGCTGTGGGCGGGATGGAAGTGCTGTGGGTCGGCGTCAGATGTGACGCCGCGGTCGCGGCGGGCCGCGAGATCGCCCGGGGAGACCGGGCCCGCGGAATGGCCGAGTCACAGGCGGAGCTGGTCCATGAGGGCGTGCGCTACGACCTGGAGGTGGACACGACGCACACGGAGTCCCTCAGCTGCGCGCGAACGATCGCGTCGCGCGTCGCGCCCGTCGCCCGACTCTCCCCCGGGCTCGACCCCCACCGCGGTCGGTAG
- a CDS encoding helix-turn-helix domain-containing protein, with product MVTSARRGPYFCGIDAAMDVVSGKWKSLILWELHHYGVRRFGELRRGLPGVSEKMLIQHLREMEEDGLVHREVYREVPPKVEYSLTEHGVSLNTALTSLGEWGTERIRRIGAEKISADAAATATARRWKRSGAAEALSAQRADRPGREQRHAAPVP from the coding sequence ATGGTGACATCGGCACGGCGTGGTCCCTACTTCTGCGGCATCGACGCGGCGATGGACGTGGTCAGCGGCAAGTGGAAGTCCCTGATCCTCTGGGAGTTGCACCACTACGGCGTACGCAGGTTCGGCGAGCTCCGGCGCGGTCTGCCGGGTGTCAGCGAGAAGATGCTGATCCAGCATCTGCGGGAGATGGAGGAAGACGGGCTCGTGCATCGTGAGGTGTACCGGGAGGTGCCGCCGAAGGTCGAGTACTCCCTGACGGAGCACGGCGTCTCGCTCAACACCGCCCTGACCTCCCTGGGGGAATGGGGCACCGAACGCATACGGCGGATCGGGGCCGAGAAGATCTCCGCCGACGCGGCCGCGACCGCGACCGCACGGCGATGGAAGCGGTCGGGGGCCGCGGAGGCGCTCTCCGCGCAGCGTGCGGATCGCCCGGGTCGCGAACAGCGCCATGCGGCCCCCGTGCCATGA